One window from the genome of Alistipes sp. ZOR0009 encodes:
- a CDS encoding Gfo/Idh/MocA family protein, whose amino-acid sequence MFKYLKPFLVGLLVLTLGINAGAQKQATPKIPLAVPTPPRPAGQQDVIELRCPPIANVRIAIIGLGNRGIGAVERLSFINTATIVALCDVNPEYVTRAQDELKKMGKPAAESYTGATDWRKICERNDIDLVYVCTHWDLHAPIAIYAMEKGKHAAIEVPAALTMEDCWKLVNTAEKTRRHCMMLENCNYDFFEMATLNMAQKGLFGEIIHAEGAYIHDLRSLNFDDKYYWNHWRLKHNAEEIGNLYPTHGLGPIAHAMNIHRGDRMESLVCMSTDQFGMTEYAKEKFGANSPEAKAVYKHGDMNTTIIKTAKGKTMMIQHDVTSPRPYSRHHLLSGTKGFAQKYPSQILAFEPNAHTALSDSDRAKMLKEYEHPIVTEIGEKAKQVGGHGGMDFIMDYRLIYCLNNGLPLDQDVYDAAEWSCLVPLTKLSIKNGSSAVKIPDFTRGAWKKVNTVTYFKK is encoded by the coding sequence ATGTTTAAATACTTAAAACCGTTTTTAGTAGGATTGCTTGTACTAACGCTAGGAATAAACGCTGGCGCTCAAAAACAGGCTACACCAAAGATCCCTCTCGCAGTACCAACCCCTCCACGTCCAGCGGGACAACAAGATGTTATAGAATTGCGATGTCCGCCTATTGCCAATGTCCGCATAGCAATAATTGGCTTAGGAAACAGAGGCATTGGAGCTGTGGAACGATTATCCTTCATTAATACAGCAACTATTGTAGCTCTTTGCGACGTTAACCCAGAGTATGTAACAAGGGCTCAAGACGAACTTAAAAAAATGGGTAAACCTGCAGCTGAATCCTATACAGGTGCAACCGATTGGAGAAAAATTTGTGAGCGCAATGACATTGATCTTGTTTATGTTTGCACACACTGGGATTTACACGCCCCTATTGCCATTTACGCAATGGAAAAAGGGAAGCATGCCGCCATCGAAGTTCCTGCAGCATTAACAATGGAAGATTGCTGGAAACTTGTTAATACAGCCGAAAAAACTCGCCGCCACTGCATGATGCTCGAAAATTGCAACTACGACTTTTTTGAAATGGCCACTCTTAATATGGCTCAAAAAGGATTATTTGGCGAGATTATTCACGCAGAAGGAGCCTACATCCACGATCTTCGTTCTCTGAATTTTGACGACAAGTACTACTGGAATCACTGGAGGCTAAAGCATAATGCAGAAGAGATCGGAAATCTTTATCCAACTCACGGACTTGGCCCAATTGCTCATGCAATGAATATTCACCGTGGAGATAGAATGGAGTCTTTAGTGTGTATGTCTACCGATCAGTTTGGAATGACCGAATATGCAAAAGAAAAATTCGGAGCAAATTCCCCAGAAGCCAAAGCAGTATATAAGCATGGAGATATGAACACCACCATCATCAAAACGGCCAAAGGAAAAACGATGATGATTCAACATGACGTTACAAGTCCTCGCCCATACAGCCGTCACCATTTGCTAAGCGGAACTAAGGGATTTGCGCAAAAGTATCCATCTCAAATTCTAGCATTTGAACCTAATGCGCACACTGCATTAAGCGATTCAGATCGAGCAAAAATGCTAAAAGAGTACGAGCACCCCATCGTTACCGAAATTGGAGAGAAAGCAAAGCAAGTGGGAGGCCATGGCGGAATGGATTTCATTATGGACTACCGCTTAATCTACTGCCTAAATAATGGGCTACCTCTAGATCAAGACGTATACGATGCTGCAGAATGGTCGTGCCTCGTTCCTTTAACTAAACTTTCTATCAAAAATGGGAGTTCGGCTGTAAAAATACCAGACTTTACTCGTGGAGCTTGGAAGAAGGTAAATACAGTCACCTACTTTAAAAAATAG
- the mdh gene encoding malate dehydrogenase → MMKITVVGAGNVGATCAHEIARKDLCNEVVLVDVREGVAQGKALDMWQTAPIQGFSTRVVGVGPDGYDKTAGSEVVVITAGLPRKPGMSRDDLISTNAKIVKEVTENIIKYSPDAKIIVVSNPLDVMTYAAFLAAKIPSNRVFGMAGILDTARYKAFIADELGVSPIGIEALLLGGHGDTMVPLPSYTSVSGIPVRQLIAEDRLQAIIKRTQNGGGEIVALQGTSAWYAPGTAAAQMVEAIVRDTKSVYPVCAMLNGEYGMKDIALGVPVVLGKNGIEKIIDLKLTEEEQVLLETSAKAVKNVMTVLDDMKMF, encoded by the coding sequence ATCATGAAAATTACAGTTGTAGGTGCAGGAAATGTGGGCGCAACTTGTGCTCACGAAATTGCACGCAAGGATCTTTGCAACGAAGTTGTGCTTGTGGATGTACGCGAAGGTGTTGCTCAAGGAAAAGCACTAGATATGTGGCAAACAGCTCCAATCCAAGGCTTCAGCACAAGGGTTGTTGGTGTAGGTCCTGACGGATATGATAAAACAGCAGGCTCAGAGGTTGTTGTTATTACAGCTGGACTTCCTCGCAAACCAGGCATGAGCCGTGACGATCTTATTTCAACTAATGCTAAGATCGTTAAGGAAGTTACTGAGAATATTATCAAATACTCTCCTGACGCAAAAATTATCGTTGTATCAAATCCCCTTGATGTGATGACTTATGCAGCTTTTCTTGCTGCAAAGATTCCTTCAAACCGAGTATTTGGGATGGCAGGAATTCTAGACACTGCCAGATACAAAGCATTCATTGCTGATGAGTTAGGAGTATCTCCAATCGGTATTGAAGCTCTTTTACTTGGAGGACACGGCGATACAATGGTTCCACTACCTAGCTATACATCTGTTAGCGGTATCCCTGTACGTCAACTAATTGCAGAAGATCGCCTTCAGGCAATCATTAAGCGCACTCAAAATGGAGGAGGCGAAATTGTAGCTCTTCAAGGAACCTCTGCTTGGTATGCTCCAGGAACTGCTGCTGCTCAAATGGTAGAAGCCATCGTTCGCGATACAAAATCAGTTTACCCTGTATGCGCTATGCTAAACGGCGAATACGGGATGAAGGACATCGCTCTTGGAGTACCTGTTGTTCTTGGTAAGAACGGAATTGAGAAGATTATCGACCTAAAGCTGACTGAAGAAGAGCAAGTTCTTCTTGAAACCAGCGCGAAGGCCGTAAAAAACGTGATGACCGTTCTTGATGACATGAAAATGTTCTAG
- a CDS encoding TolC family protein, giving the protein MRKKVVAALLFIACTGNVIGQNVVDGAFVYDLDGYITAALERSNEIKNAKSRYLSAYWDYRSYKASFLPSLNLRATLPEFKNTIDPYQDGGSVKYSPTNYITENLTLSIDQQVGFTGGKFSLESNIQRRDDFLAKTTTYKSLPIAVAYSQNLFGINWLKWQKQIDPIRYEEARRNYLFQKESVILSAISYFFDLAIAQQNLQIAKTNLNNADTLYKISQGRYRLGSISESDLMQMELTKLNAESALSQRLLDLEDRQNKFRSYLGINEKKDIKLIVPSKIPNMVLSYDKVLEQARLNNPDIVRFNRQILEAERWLEENKKQTGFSASLNAKIGFNQNSFEFVDSYKGLKPSQTASITISMPILDWGNRRGKIKMAESNLDLVKGQVEQSEIDFEQNIYFRVMRFNMMGQKYQIASKADTIAQMRYKVTMNRFIAGKISVLDLNTALNEKDNANSNFVYTMKDFWWFYYELRRVALYDFEKGSKLETDYDSLIR; this is encoded by the coding sequence ATGAGAAAAAAGGTGGTAGCAGCGCTGCTATTTATTGCGTGCACAGGGAATGTGATAGGACAAAATGTCGTTGATGGGGCATTTGTCTATGATCTGGATGGTTATATTACGGCAGCTTTAGAGCGTTCTAATGAAATCAAAAATGCCAAAAGTCGCTATTTATCAGCTTATTGGGATTACAGAAGTTATAAGGCAAGTTTTCTGCCATCGTTAAATCTTAGGGCTACTTTACCTGAATTCAAAAATACCATCGACCCCTATCAAGATGGAGGAAGTGTTAAATACAGCCCAACAAACTATATTACAGAAAACCTAACGCTGTCGATAGACCAACAGGTAGGTTTTACAGGAGGAAAATTTTCACTTGAATCCAACATTCAACGAAGAGATGACTTCCTTGCCAAAACAACAACCTATAAATCATTACCAATTGCAGTCGCTTACTCTCAAAATTTATTTGGCATAAATTGGCTTAAATGGCAAAAACAAATAGACCCTATCAGGTACGAAGAAGCACGTAGAAATTATTTGTTTCAAAAAGAGAGTGTAATTCTTTCAGCAATCAGCTACTTCTTTGACCTTGCAATTGCACAACAGAACCTTCAGATAGCCAAAACAAATCTAAACAATGCAGATACGCTTTACAAAATCTCGCAGGGAAGATATCGTTTAGGGTCTATTTCCGAAAGCGATCTAATGCAAATGGAGTTAACCAAACTCAATGCCGAATCAGCACTTAGTCAACGACTTTTAGATCTAGAAGATAGGCAAAACAAGTTTCGATCCTACTTGGGAATCAATGAAAAAAAAGACATAAAACTTATAGTGCCATCCAAGATTCCCAACATGGTGCTGTCGTATGACAAGGTGCTAGAACAAGCTAGGCTGAACAATCCAGACATAGTAAGATTCAATCGCCAGATATTAGAAGCAGAACGATGGTTAGAAGAAAATAAAAAACAAACAGGCTTTTCTGCCTCTCTTAATGCTAAAATAGGATTTAACCAGAACTCCTTTGAATTTGTCGATTCCTACAAAGGACTTAAACCTTCCCAAACGGCCTCCATCACGATATCTATGCCAATTCTAGATTGGGGAAACCGTAGAGGAAAAATTAAAATGGCAGAAAGTAACCTAGATCTAGTAAAAGGGCAGGTAGAGCAAAGTGAAATAGATTTTGAGCAAAACATCTACTTCCGGGTAATGCGCTTCAACATGATGGGACAGAAATACCAAATTGCATCTAAAGCGGATACAATTGCCCAAATGCGCTACAAGGTTACAATGAATAGGTTTATTGCAGGAAAGATCTCAGTGCTAGATTTAAATACTGCTCTGAATGAAAAGGACAACGCCAACAGCAACTTCGTATACACAATGAAAGACTTCTGGTGGTTCTACTACGAACTCCGAAGAGTAGCCCTATACGACTTTGAGAAAGGCTCAAAGCTAGAAACAGACTACGACAGCTTAATACGTTAA
- a CDS encoding efflux RND transporter periplasmic adaptor subunit, which translates to MKKSNIIVGSIILLIISAALLAILNPAILGKAHSEFVKVERGDLDVAVTAEGEIIPKGVIRINASPIFRTKANLLAQIKIKSIVPEGTIVRAGQEIAQLDQDAIVQAVQAATLEAQSLKDQAIKATADTATLLRDVRYGLSTLKINMEISQINMEQSLYDPPAAQRKTKLEYEKSKIAYEQAYQNYLQRKTQADANIVSLQQRAEAALKKQAEIHKLLNATTVRAPKSGIISHYTDLSGNKRAEGALLSPQDLTVAVMPDMSTLVSQCRLSEDDLAKVRPNQEAKVRVKILDGKSFEGKVSEISSIPSMVNGIKYYSLNIKLIPYAAELKPLMTTLNDIKISNAKNVLFIPKTAVIEQNGKHFVYTKDLKKQEVLVGGSNSESISILKGLAIDEIVYASIPSNKSKFKQINL; encoded by the coding sequence GTGAAGAAGAGCAACATAATTGTAGGATCTATTATATTACTGATAATTTCGGCTGCCCTTTTAGCAATCCTTAATCCCGCTATTTTAGGGAAAGCGCATTCGGAATTCGTAAAAGTTGAACGAGGAGATTTGGACGTCGCTGTTACGGCAGAAGGAGAAATTATTCCTAAAGGAGTGATAAGGATAAACGCATCCCCAATATTTAGAACTAAAGCCAACCTATTAGCTCAAATCAAAATAAAATCAATAGTCCCAGAAGGAACTATTGTTCGAGCAGGTCAAGAAATAGCCCAGCTCGACCAAGATGCTATAGTGCAAGCTGTTCAGGCTGCCACCTTAGAAGCACAATCATTAAAAGACCAAGCGATTAAGGCCACAGCAGACACAGCAACTCTGCTCCGAGATGTCAGATACGGATTATCAACACTAAAAATCAATATGGAGATTAGCCAAATTAACATGGAGCAATCTCTTTACGATCCACCCGCAGCACAACGCAAAACAAAATTAGAGTACGAAAAATCTAAAATAGCCTACGAACAAGCATACCAAAACTATCTTCAGCGCAAAACGCAAGCTGACGCAAACATAGTTTCGCTACAGCAACGAGCAGAAGCGGCCTTAAAAAAACAAGCAGAAATACATAAATTACTTAATGCCACAACTGTAAGGGCTCCTAAATCTGGTATTATCTCTCACTACACCGATTTATCAGGAAATAAAAGAGCTGAAGGTGCGCTACTATCTCCTCAAGACTTAACCGTTGCTGTAATGCCTGACATGTCTACACTTGTATCACAATGCCGTTTAAGCGAAGATGACTTAGCCAAAGTAAGACCAAATCAGGAAGCAAAAGTTCGTGTCAAAATATTGGATGGCAAATCATTTGAAGGTAAAGTATCCGAGATTTCTTCAATCCCATCAATGGTAAACGGAATTAAGTACTACTCACTAAACATAAAACTAATACCGTATGCTGCAGAGTTAAAACCTCTGATGACAACCCTAAATGACATCAAAATAAGTAACGCAAAAAATGTCCTTTTCATCCCTAAAACAGCTGTAATAGAACAGAATGGAAAACATTTCGTGTACACAAAAGATCTGAAAAAGCAAGAAGTTTTGGTGGGAGGCTCCAACAGCGAATCCATATCCATTTTAAAAGGTTTGGCAATCGATGAAATTGTTTACGCAAGCATTCCTTCTAACAAAAGTAAATTCAAACAGATCAACCTATAG